Within the Iodidimonas sp. SYSU 1G8 genome, the region ACAACTCCGCCGCGACCTGCTCGCACACATGCAGCTTGCGCGATGCGATATAAACTTTGGCGCCATTGGCGACGAAGCCTTCGGCGATCATCTTGCCGATGCCACTCGACCCGCCAGTGACCAGGGCAACCTTGCCCTCGATATTGAATAAACCGTTCACGCGTGACTGTTCCCCGTTGATTTACAACGATCACTATGCACGATAGGCGTCCTAAAAAAAGCCTCAAGAAATTCATTCCCAGGGAAGCAGATATGAACCGCGTACTCGAGCATCTCGGCACCAAATATCCCATCATCCAGTCGCCCATGGCCTGGATCGCACGCTCGCAGCTCGCGTCCGCGGTCTCGAATGCCGGCGCGCTCGGCATCATCGAAACCTCGTCGGGCGAGATGGAGCAGTGCATGGAAGAAATCCGCAAGATGCGGACCCTGACCGACAAGCCGTTTGGCGTGAATCTGGCGCTGATGTTCCTGCGTAGCGAGAACATGGTCGACATGGTGATCGACGAAGGCGTGCGCTTCGTCACCACCTCGGCGGGCAGCCCCGCCAAATATATCGAAAAGCTGAAGAAGAGCGGCGTGATCGTCTATCACGCGGTCCCCACCACGGCGATGGCCATGAAGGCGGTTGCCGCCGGGGTGGATGGTCTGATCGTCGAGGGCGCCGAGGGTGGCGGGTACAAGAACCCCGAGGAAGTCTCGCTGTCCGTGCTGCTCCAGACCATTCGCGAGAAGACCGACATCCCGATGGTCGCCGCCGGCGCCATCGTCGATGGCCGCGGCATGGCGGCCGCCTTCGCCGCCGGCGCGGAAGGCGTTCAGATGGGGACCCGGTTCGTGAGTTCGGCCGAAAGCCCGGTGCACCGCAACTTCAAGCAGGCCATCGTTGACGGCGATGAAACCGGCACGGTGGTGCTGAACAAGAAGTCGACGCCTTGCGTCCGCGCGCTGAAGACAGAGCGGTCCATGGCCATCGCCGAGGCCGGCATCATGGAGCGCGCGACCGGGTTCGGATCGGTCCTCGATCTCTATTTCGGCGGCGACATGGAAGCCAGTTTGGGACTTGCTGGCCAGGGCATTGGTCTCATCCATGAAGTGAAGCCCGCCAAGCAGATCATCGACGAGACGGTCGAGAGCTTCTTCGCCATCGCGGACCGCTTCGCCGCGCAGGCAACGAGCCGCTCTTTCTGAAACGGTGCGCCGGCTATCGAGCCGGCGTTTCGTCCAGCGACTGGATATAGGCCAGCAGCGCGTCGATTTCGTCGCGGCTCAGAGTGATCTCGCGCATCGGACCGTGGGGACGGGTCAGGAACGTCTTGTATCGTGCCGGATCGGCGGCCACGGCCGGCGCGAGCTTGCTGAAGGCGGGCGCGGTGTCCATGCCTGTCTGGGCCGGGGCGGTGCCGGTGACATGGCAGGCGCTGCACCAGATCTGTGCAAGGTCTGCGCCTTTCTCGGCCACGGGGTAGGGTGCCGTTCCAGGCGGCAACGCCTGTTCTTCGGCCGGGGCGGATCCAGCGGCAAAGGTGAGGGCGATGGCGAGGGCGATAGCTGTTTTCATGGCCATATCCTGAAGTGATCGCGATGCGGATGCCTTGTTTCAGATCAAGGCTCATCATACGCCTGTTGTTGACCCCCCACAGCCATTCTGCAATCGTGCAGGAAATCACAAAGGCCGGGGTGGGGAGACGATGGCTCTTTACGATAACCTGTTCGAACCGATTCAGGTCGGGCCAGTCACGATCCCGAACCGGATCGTCCGCTCCGCCCATGGCACCCATCTTGGCGGCGACGATCTGATCGCCTATCACGAAGCACGGGCGCGGGGCGGCGTCGGCATGTCCACGCTCGAGGCGACGGGCGTGCACCACAGCGCCCGGACCCACCTGCCGCTCCACAGCGACGACATCCTGCCGTTCTACGAGAAGATCAGCAGGCGCATGCACCAGCATGGGATGAAGCTGTTCCAGCAGATCTACCACTCCGGCGCCAGCGGCGGCGGGTCGCCCGATTCCTGGTCGGTCAGCGGCATTCCGAATCCCATGATCCAGGTCATGCCGTTCGTCATGACCAAGACCCAGATCGACGATGTGGTGGCGTCATTCGGCGCGGCGGCGCGGCGTGTGCGCGACGGCGGCCTCGACGGCGTCGATATTCACGCCTCCAGCGGATACCTGATCCATGAGTTCCTGTCGCCAGCGCTGAACCGGCGCGAGGACGAATATGGCGGCTCGCGCGAGAACCGCATGCGGTTCCTCATGGAAGTCATCGCCGCGATCCGGGCCGAGGTCGGCCATGACATCGCCGTGGGCGTCCGGCTGCCGAACGAGGATTACGTACCGGGCGGCCTGACCGCCGAGGAAAACGCCGCCATCGCGCAGGTGCTCGACCCCCACGTCGACTACGTGTCGCTGCACATGGGCGCCTATTGGCGATTCCATAAACTCATCGCGCCGTCCGACGATCCGCTGGGCGTGGAAATGATCCCCAACAAGGTCATTACCAGGGGCGTGACCAAGCCGACCATCGTGGTGGGGCGCATCATGACGCTGGATCACGCTAGCTCCATCGTCGGCAGCGGCGAGGCGACCATGGTCTCCATGGTGCGGGCGCTCATCGCCGATCCGGAGCTGGTCAACAAGGGCCGGCGGCTGGAAGAACACAAGATCCGGCCGTGCGTCGGCACCAATATGGGCTGTGTCGGGCAGCTGATGACCCGCGGCGTGATCAGCTGCGTGGTCAACGTCGCGGCGGCCCAGGAGCGTACGGTGTCGTTCGAGCCGGAAGACAAGGTGACCCAGCCCAAGAAGATCCTGATCGTCGGCGGTGGACCGGCCGGTCTCGAGGCGGCGCGCACATTGGCGCTGCGCGGCCACAAGGTCGAGTTGCACGACGCCATGCGGCGCCTTGGCGGTCAGGTGGCCATGGCCGCCGATGCGCCGCACCGGGCGGATGTGGGGCAGATCACCCGTTGGCTCGAAAGCGAGATCGAGACGCTCGGCGTCGAGGTGCATCTCAACTCCATGGTCGATGCCGACATGGTCGCCGAGATCGCGCCCGATGAAGTCATCGTCGCCACGGGCACCACGCCGCGCTACGACGGCTTTCAGGTGGCGACGCCCTCCGTGCCGGTTCCCGGCTGGGATCTGCCGCACGTCCACAATTCATGGGAGCTCTTCGGCGTCGGCGGCAAGCCGGACATCAAGGGTCCGGCCGTCGTCTTCGACGATACCGGGACATTCGAGGCGATTTCGGTCGCCGACGTGCTTCTGCAGGCCGGCGTTCCGGTCACCATGGTCTCGCGCACCGAACAGCTCGGCCAGAACGTGCCGTTCCCGCCGGTCACGGTCGGCGCGGCGCGGGAGCGTCTCATGTCGGCCGATTTCGACTTCATCGGCGGGCACTACATCCGGAACATCACGTCCGACGAGGTCGAGATCGGCGTGCTCTTTACCGACAGGGTGCGCAGAATCCCGGCGAAGACGGTGGTGCTGGTCAGCTTCAACCAGCCCAATCGCGACCTGGCCGAACAGCTCGCCGCCCGGTTCTCCAACGTGAAGATCCATCTGGTCGGCGACGTGCGCGGCCGCAACAGCATGATGACCGCGATCCACGAGGCCGCCGAGGTCGCCCGGGCGATCTGAAGGCTCAGTCCGGCGTGAAAACGTTGCGGCCCTCGGCGCTGGTGACGGTGCCGGGCCGGCCCAAGCTTTCGCGGTCCATCAACCCGTTCAGTGTCGCCGCGTCGGTCGGCGTGTTGGCGATGAAGCGCGTCCCGTCGCCCAGGCGGCCAATGACGATGCCGCGCTCCGGCCCGCCGCGCCCGAAGCACACCGTATAGGTCTCGATGGTGCCGCTGCCCGACGGTGTTTCGGTAAAGGGAACGTCCGGCAGCCCGTCGATTTCGCCCTGATACGAAGCAGGGTTCTCCCGAGCCCATGTCCCTTCGGTCGGTGTCGTCGAATAGATGCCGGTGCCCTGCTTGCTGAGATAGCCGCCATTGGCTCCGATCAGGCCATAGGAGCCCGGCTTGCCGCGCAGCAGCGGCTGCATGGCGGCGATGGCGTTGAGCGAATAGGAATTGCCCGGGCCGCCGAAGAAGGGCAGGCCGCCGGTGACGGTCAGGCCGCGCGGGTCGTCATAGGCGAGACCCAGTTCGTCGCAGGCGACTTCCACGGCGGACGGAAAGCAGCTGTAGAGATCGATGAAATCGATCTGGTCGATGCCGATGCCGGCCATGTCGAGCGCCTTGCGTCCGCTCAGCCGCATGGCGGGCGCCCGGCTGTAATCCTCGCGGAAGCTGACCAGTTTCTCGACCGCTTCGCCGACACCATGGATGAAGACCCAGTTGGACGGCGGAATGCCCAGCTCGCGCGCCTTGCCGACCGAGGTCAGGATCACGGCCGAGCCCTGATTGACGCCGTCCATGGCGTTCATCCATCTCGGATAGGGAAAGCTGATATAGCGGTTCTCGCCGCCCGGCGTCGCCAGTTCCTCCGCGCTCCGCTCGGTACCGTAGAACGAGTAGGGGTTGCGCGCGGCCACACGGGTGAACGGGGCGAACAGCGCGCCCATGGCCTGCAGGTGCTGCTCCACGCTATGGCCCTGCTTGCCGCGAATGACGTTCTCGAACAGTGGATAGGTCTGGATCGGGATGCCGATGCCGTGGGCGAATTCGTGAGCGGTGACGAAATTGCTCCCGATGCCCCGGTCATCGAGACTGCCTTCATCCTCTTCCTGCCAATCCAGGGTCAGGCCCAGGCGGGCCGCGTCCTTGGTGGTCTGGATCGCTTCCGCGCCCGCGATCAGCGCCATGCTCACATCGCCCGCCACGATGCGCTCGCACATTTCGCTGATCAGCTTCTGGGGCGTGTTGCCGCCGACCTGGCTGTAGATGGCATGGCGCGGTTTGGCGCCGATGCGGCGGGCGATGGCGCGGGGCGGATTCTCGGCGCGGCCAAAGCCGTGAACCA harbors:
- a CDS encoding nitronate monooxygenase encodes the protein MHDRRPKKSLKKFIPREADMNRVLEHLGTKYPIIQSPMAWIARSQLASAVSNAGALGIIETSSGEMEQCMEEIRKMRTLTDKPFGVNLALMFLRSENMVDMVIDEGVRFVTTSAGSPAKYIEKLKKSGVIVYHAVPTTAMAMKAVAAGVDGLIVEGAEGGGYKNPEEVSLSVLLQTIREKTDIPMVAAGAIVDGRGMAAAFAAGAEGVQMGTRFVSSAESPVHRNFKQAIVDGDETGTVVLNKKSTPCVRALKTERSMAIAEAGIMERATGFGSVLDLYFGGDMEASLGLAGQGIGLIHEVKPAKQIIDETVESFFAIADRFAAQATSRSF
- a CDS encoding c-type cytochrome, with product MKTAIALAIALTFAAGSAPAEEQALPPGTAPYPVAEKGADLAQIWCSACHVTGTAPAQTGMDTAPAFSKLAPAVAADPARYKTFLTRPHGPMREITLSRDEIDALLAYIQSLDETPAR
- a CDS encoding FAD-dependent oxidoreductase, with product MALYDNLFEPIQVGPVTIPNRIVRSAHGTHLGGDDLIAYHEARARGGVGMSTLEATGVHHSARTHLPLHSDDILPFYEKISRRMHQHGMKLFQQIYHSGASGGGSPDSWSVSGIPNPMIQVMPFVMTKTQIDDVVASFGAAARRVRDGGLDGVDIHASSGYLIHEFLSPALNRREDEYGGSRENRMRFLMEVIAAIRAEVGHDIAVGVRLPNEDYVPGGLTAEENAAIAQVLDPHVDYVSLHMGAYWRFHKLIAPSDDPLGVEMIPNKVITRGVTKPTIVVGRIMTLDHASSIVGSGEATMVSMVRALIADPELVNKGRRLEEHKIRPCVGTNMGCVGQLMTRGVISCVVNVAAAQERTVSFEPEDKVTQPKKILIVGGGPAGLEAARTLALRGHKVELHDAMRRLGGQVAMAADAPHRADVGQITRWLESEIETLGVEVHLNSMVDADMVAEIAPDEVIVATGTTPRYDGFQVATPSVPVPGWDLPHVHNSWELFGVGGKPDIKGPAVVFDDTGTFEAISVADVLLQAGVPVTMVSRTEQLGQNVPFPPVTVGAARERLMSADFDFIGGHYIRNITSDEVEIGVLFTDRVRRIPAKTVVLVSFNQPNRDLAEQLAARFSNVKIHLVGDVRGRNSMMTAIHEAAEVARAI
- a CDS encoding acetyl-CoA acetyltransferase, encoding MEDTTPILVGAGQFTEKGVSPEKAHPPMGIAAEAAKAAMADTGLGAALAPHICTLAMIRIFPDSTNRPRMVHGFGRAENPPRAIARRIGAKPRHAIYSQVGGNTPQKLISEMCERIVAGDVSMALIAGAEAIQTTKDAARLGLTLDWQEEDEGSLDDRGIGSNFVTAHEFAHGIGIPIQTYPLFENVIRGKQGHSVEQHLQAMGALFAPFTRVAARNPYSFYGTERSAEELATPGGENRYISFPYPRWMNAMDGVNQGSAVILTSVGKARELGIPPSNWVFIHGVGEAVEKLVSFREDYSRAPAMRLSGRKALDMAGIGIDQIDFIDLYSCFPSAVEVACDELGLAYDDPRGLTVTGGLPFFGGPGNSYSLNAIAAMQPLLRGKPGSYGLIGANGGYLSKQGTGIYSTTPTEGTWARENPASYQGEIDGLPDVPFTETPSGSGTIETYTVCFGRGGPERGIVIGRLGDGTRFIANTPTDAATLNGLMDRESLGRPGTVTSAEGRNVFTPD